GGTGTTCAGGCAGCAGCAAAGAATGTGTCCCGGGACCACGCCTGTATAAGCTGTGAAAGAAAAGTACCCGATGATGCTAAGTTTTGTGGTCATTGCGGACAACAGCAGGTTGTTTTTTCCAAATGTGACAATTGTGACAGAGATCTTGATCCTGACGCCAGGTTCTGC
The DNA window shown above is from Desulfonatronovibrio magnus and carries:
- a CDS encoding zinc ribbon domain-containing protein translates to MSRDHACISCERKVPDDAKFCGHCGQQQVVFSKCDNCDRDLDPDARFCSGCGSAVEQKPSQRLCSQCKTQNLPESLFCNQCGEKL